In one window of Gopherus evgoodei ecotype Sinaloan lineage chromosome 9, rGopEvg1_v1.p, whole genome shotgun sequence DNA:
- the PSMD10 gene encoding 26S proteasome non-ATPase regulatory subunit 10 has protein sequence MERSVSSVEFCNLAYAGQLEELQDRLREDRSLATRTDQDHRTALHWACSAGHTDIVHFLLGLGVPVNDQDDSGWTPLHIAASAGRDEIVKALIGKGAQVNVVNQNGCTPLHYAASRNRQEIAVMLLENRADPDAMDHLESTPLHRAAAKGNLKMIQILLQYKASVNIQDSEGNTPLHLACDEERVDEAKLLVSHGASIYIENKEEKTPLKVSKGGLGTVLKRLVEG, from the exons ATGGAGCGCTCCGTGTCCAGTGTGGAGTTCTGTAACCTGGCCTACGCGGGgcagctggaggagctgcaggaccggctGAGGGAGGACCGCAGCCTGGCCACCCGCACCGACCAG gatcaccgaacagcgctgCATTGGGCGTGCTCCGCGGGACACACGGACATCGTGCATTTCTTGTTAGGCCTGGGCGTGCCTGTCAATGACCAGGACGAC TCTGGCTGGACTCCTCTCCATATTGCAGCTTCAGCAGGCCGTGATGAAATTGTGAAAGCTCTGATTGGAAAAGGTGCTCAAGTGAACGTTGTTAATCAAAATGGCTGTACACCTCTGCATTATGCAGCCTCCAGAAATAGACAAGAG ATTGCAGTTATGCTGTTAGAGAATAGAGCTGATCCTGATGCAATGGACCACTTAGAATCCACTCCATTACACAGAGCAGCAGCTAAAGGAAATCTAAAAATGATACAGATCCTACTACAGTATAAAGCGTCTGTGAATATACAGGACTCTGAAGGGAACACACCTCT CCATTTAGCCTGCGATGAAGAGAGAGTGGATGAGGCAAAGCTGTTGGTGTCACATGGTGCAAGTATTTACATTGAGAATAAAGAAGAAAAGACCCCACTGAAAGTGTCAAAAGGTGGCCTGGGAACTGTACTTAAAAGATTGGTGGAAGGGTAG